A stretch of Lentisphaera araneosa HTCC2155 DNA encodes these proteins:
- a CDS encoding M14 family metallopeptidase: MKHLLSRDIALPEMDILLGLIENRNFDFKLEVLDEIEHKNHRYPIYGLVAGNPDPTAPVFCMTAGVHGLERIGTHVALSFLKSWLSLGSWSKSRKSLLRKMRFVVIPIVNPAGMALKSRYNANRVDLMRNAPLNSPDLKKHQLWGGQSYSPRLPWFRGNNGLEKESQALINFVKKHTFESKCTISLDLHSGFGLRDRIWFPFAHTTSEPPCLVEIYKLRRLLREGFPYHAYKFEPQIRHYLIHGDLWDYLLLEHEKSSNSGIFLPLTLELGSWLWLKKNPRQLFSMTGYFNSMSAHRYERVLRRHIMLIGFLMEACISSKKWIPQNDTERHTILELARSKWYS; this comes from the coding sequence ATGAAACATTTGCTTAGCAGGGATATTGCCCTGCCTGAAATGGACATCTTACTTGGTTTAATCGAAAACAGAAACTTTGATTTCAAACTTGAAGTGCTGGATGAAATTGAGCATAAAAATCACAGGTACCCCATTTACGGCTTAGTGGCAGGCAATCCCGATCCCACTGCACCTGTATTCTGTATGACTGCTGGAGTTCATGGTCTCGAACGGATTGGCACACATGTGGCGCTCTCCTTTCTCAAGTCATGGCTCTCGCTCGGTTCATGGTCGAAATCACGTAAATCTCTACTTCGTAAAATGCGCTTCGTCGTCATCCCGATAGTCAACCCTGCAGGAATGGCACTCAAATCTCGTTACAACGCTAATCGTGTCGACCTTATGCGCAATGCCCCACTCAATAGTCCCGATCTAAAAAAACACCAACTCTGGGGTGGTCAAAGTTATAGCCCTCGCCTCCCTTGGTTTAGAGGGAATAATGGTTTAGAAAAAGAATCTCAGGCTCTTATTAACTTTGTGAAAAAACATACTTTCGAAAGTAAGTGTACCATTAGTCTTGATCTCCATTCGGGCTTTGGGCTCCGCGACCGCATTTGGTTTCCTTTTGCCCATACGACAAGCGAGCCTCCCTGTCTAGTAGAAATCTACAAACTGCGCCGCTTACTGCGAGAAGGTTTCCCCTACCACGCCTATAAATTTGAACCACAAATTCGCCATTACCTCATCCATGGTGACCTCTGGGATTACCTCTTATTAGAGCATGAAAAAAGCTCTAATTCAGGAATCTTTCTTCCCTTGACCCTGGAGCTCGGTAGTTGGCTATGGCTCAAAAAGAACCCCCGTCAACTTTTTTCAATGACAGGCTATTTCAATTCCATGTCGGCTCATCGTTACGAAAGAGTATTGCGCCGACACATTATGCTCATTGGCTTTTTGATGGAAGCCTGTATAAGTTCTAAAAAATGGATCCCACAAAATGATACCGAACGACACACCATCCTCGAGCTCGCCCGAAGTAAGTGGTACAGCTAA